One region of Microbacterium rhizosphaerae genomic DNA includes:
- a CDS encoding fumarylacetoacetate hydrolase family protein has product MRLVTYRAAAEERPAAVVSVAGEDRLLDLSRIAARVQDILADGALFARARAAVETTDAAALPPVASVALAAPVRPGKILCLGYNYRGHVPDGVDPTANDPEWPDVFVKTPNTLGGPADSVVIPPDATDVDYEGELAVVIGRRAQRVPIEDALDHVGGYAILNDVSDRAWQRRQSQWALGKCSDGFAPLGPWVVTPDEVPDPQDLLVEVVRDGVVTVSQSTSTTIFSVAFVIHHLSQVLTLEPGDVVSTGTPQKLSAAQEAHRPLAAGDAVTVRISRIGELTTRFVASPDPVVERARNERDETPRPSLRPHGVASSGAGAPFARRPASLEAPA; this is encoded by the coding sequence ATGCGCCTCGTGACGTATCGCGCCGCCGCGGAGGAGCGACCCGCCGCGGTCGTCTCGGTCGCGGGCGAGGATCGCCTGCTCGATCTGTCCCGCATCGCCGCGCGCGTCCAGGACATCCTGGCCGACGGGGCCCTGTTCGCGCGGGCGCGCGCGGCGGTCGAGACGACGGATGCCGCGGCCCTCCCGCCCGTCGCATCCGTCGCTCTGGCCGCCCCGGTGAGGCCCGGCAAGATCCTCTGCCTCGGCTACAACTACCGCGGGCACGTGCCGGACGGCGTCGATCCGACGGCGAACGACCCCGAGTGGCCCGACGTCTTCGTCAAGACGCCGAACACGCTCGGCGGTCCCGCGGACTCCGTCGTCATCCCGCCGGATGCCACCGACGTCGACTACGAGGGTGAACTGGCGGTCGTCATCGGCCGCCGGGCGCAGCGGGTCCCGATCGAGGACGCGCTCGACCACGTCGGCGGGTACGCGATCCTCAACGACGTCTCCGACCGGGCATGGCAGCGGCGGCAGAGCCAGTGGGCGCTCGGAAAGTGCTCCGACGGCTTCGCGCCGCTCGGCCCGTGGGTCGTGACACCCGACGAGGTGCCCGACCCTCAGGACCTGCTCGTCGAGGTCGTGCGCGACGGCGTCGTCACGGTGTCGCAGTCGACGTCGACCACGATCTTCAGCGTGGCGTTCGTCATCCACCACCTGAGCCAGGTGCTCACGCTCGAGCCCGGCGATGTCGTCTCGACCGGGACGCCGCAGAAGCTCTCCGCCGCGCAGGAGGCCCACCGCCCGCTCGCCGCCGGCGACGCCGTCACGGTGCGCATCTCGCGCATCGGCGAGCTCACGACCCGCTTCGTCGCATCGCCGGATCCGGTCGTTGAGCGAGCGAGGAACGAGCGAGACGAAACGCCTCGGCCCTCGCTGCGGCCTCACGGTGTCGCGTCTTCGGGCGCCGGCGCGCCCTTCGCTCGACGACCGGCATCACTGGAGGCGCCCGCATGA
- a CDS encoding glycoside hydrolase family 88 protein gives MTSLSSAPGHTGAIQTEARTALEAAIATTRANIQKFGERYPDDTTVDGVYPPRAAWRDIPEGGNHGWTTSFVPGMQWIAWEATGDDVFKEAALRHARDFERRMQEGDDLDTHDLGFLYSLACVAAWRLMGDEDARQAALAAADHLMTRFLEPAGIVQAWGDLADPRQAGRTIIDSLMNMPLLTWAYEQTGDERYADAVQRHTLQLRDHILRPDDSTFHTFYWDVETGEPLRGATEQGAHDDSCWARGQAWGIYGFALNYRATGDERFLDASRRCAAYFLTHLPADAVAYWDLVYTDGSDAPRDSSAAAIAVSGLRELAIAEDDAESAARATEAADRILGSLIANYTPTGDHSDALILHGVYNLPGDHGVDEGNLWGDYFYMEALQRTVDPDWRLYW, from the coding sequence ATGACCTCTCTCTCCTCCGCGCCCGGACACACCGGAGCGATCCAGACCGAAGCCCGCACGGCACTCGAGGCCGCCATCGCGACGACCCGGGCCAACATCCAGAAGTTCGGCGAGCGCTACCCCGACGACACCACCGTCGACGGCGTCTACCCGCCGCGCGCGGCGTGGCGGGACATCCCCGAGGGCGGCAACCACGGCTGGACGACGAGCTTCGTGCCCGGCATGCAGTGGATCGCGTGGGAGGCCACCGGCGACGACGTCTTCAAGGAAGCCGCGCTGCGCCACGCCCGCGACTTCGAGCGCCGGATGCAGGAGGGCGATGACCTCGACACCCATGACCTCGGCTTCCTCTACAGCCTCGCGTGCGTCGCCGCATGGCGTCTCATGGGAGACGAGGATGCGCGTCAGGCCGCGCTCGCGGCGGCCGACCACCTGATGACCCGCTTCCTGGAGCCCGCCGGCATCGTCCAGGCGTGGGGCGACCTCGCCGACCCGCGCCAGGCGGGCCGCACGATCATCGACAGCCTCATGAATATGCCGCTCCTGACATGGGCATACGAGCAGACGGGCGACGAGCGCTACGCCGACGCCGTGCAGCGGCACACCCTCCAGCTGCGCGACCACATCCTCCGGCCGGACGACTCCACCTTCCACACGTTCTACTGGGACGTCGAGACCGGCGAGCCGCTGCGCGGTGCGACCGAGCAGGGCGCGCACGACGACTCGTGCTGGGCGCGCGGCCAGGCGTGGGGCATCTACGGCTTCGCCCTCAACTACCGCGCCACGGGCGACGAGCGGTTCCTGGATGCGTCGCGCCGCTGCGCCGCGTACTTCCTGACGCACCTGCCCGCCGACGCCGTCGCCTACTGGGACCTCGTCTACACCGACGGAAGCGACGCCCCGCGGGACAGCTCCGCCGCGGCCATCGCCGTGTCGGGCCTGCGCGAGCTCGCCATCGCCGAGGACGACGCGGAGTCCGCGGCGCGGGCGACCGAGGCTGCCGACCGCATCCTCGGCTCGCTCATCGCGAACTACACACCGACCGGCGATCACTCGGACGCCCTCATCCTGCACGGCGTCTACAACCTGCCCGGCGACCACGGCGTCGACGAGGGCAACCTCTGGGGCGACTACTTCTACATGGAGGCGCTGCAGCGGACGGTCGACCCCGACTGGCGGCTGTACTGGTGA
- the kduD gene encoding 2-dehydro-3-deoxy-D-gluconate 5-dehydrogenase KduD, whose product MILDSFRLDGKVALVSGSSRGLGQGAAIALAEAGADVALLDRGDASETADRIRALGRRVHPIRRDFASAAPGELADAVAEAIAELDGLDILVNNAGTIRRAPAAQYSAGDWDDVLTVNLDAVFHLSQAAGRHMIARGSGRIINVASMLSFQGGVFVPAYTASKHAVAGLTKALANEWAASGVTVNAVAPGYMATDNTAALRADEGREASIVSRIPAGRWGTPADLQGVFVFLASDAAAYVTGAIVPVDGGWLVR is encoded by the coding sequence ATGATCCTCGATTCGTTCCGCCTCGACGGCAAGGTCGCGCTCGTGAGCGGTTCCAGCCGCGGGCTCGGACAGGGTGCCGCGATCGCGCTGGCCGAGGCCGGCGCCGATGTGGCGCTACTCGACCGCGGCGACGCGTCCGAGACGGCGGACCGCATCCGCGCACTCGGCCGCCGCGTCCACCCGATCCGCCGCGACTTCGCCTCGGCCGCTCCGGGCGAGCTGGCGGATGCGGTCGCCGAGGCGATCGCCGAGCTGGACGGTCTCGACATCCTCGTCAACAACGCCGGCACGATCCGCCGGGCTCCCGCCGCGCAGTACTCCGCCGGCGACTGGGACGACGTGCTCACCGTCAACCTCGACGCGGTGTTCCACCTGTCGCAGGCGGCAGGCCGCCACATGATCGCGCGGGGCAGCGGCCGGATCATCAACGTGGCGTCCATGCTGTCGTTCCAGGGCGGCGTGTTCGTGCCCGCCTATACAGCGTCCAAGCACGCGGTCGCGGGGCTCACCAAGGCATTGGCCAACGAGTGGGCCGCCTCCGGTGTCACCGTGAACGCGGTCGCCCCCGGCTACATGGCGACCGACAACACCGCGGCCCTGCGCGCGGACGAGGGGCGCGAGGCATCCATCGTCTCCCGCATCCCCGCCGGACGCTGGGGCACGCCCGCCGACCTGCAGGGCGTCTTCGTCTTCCTCGCCTCGGACGCCGCGGCCTACGTCACCGGCGCGATCGTGCCGGTCGACGGCGGCTGGCTCGTGCGCTGA